One window of Entelurus aequoreus isolate RoL-2023_Sb linkage group LG06, RoL_Eaeq_v1.1, whole genome shotgun sequence genomic DNA carries:
- the nog1 gene encoding noggin-1, with amino-acid sequence MDPNPHSAAVCVLVLYLGLLLDRGGCQHYYLLRPIPSDSMPLVDLKEDPDPVLDPRERDLNETELRSLLGDFDGRFLSVSPPGDDQFPGNDELEDADLQKLGGVLPKEIRALDFDAQLGKKHKASKKVKRRLQQWLWSYTFCPVLHTWTDLGHRFWPRFVRVGGCLSKRSCSVPEGMVCKPAASTHLGLLRWRCLQRKAGLKCAWIPVHYPVITDCKCACAG; translated from the coding sequence ATGGACCCGAACCCGCACTCCGCGGCCGTGTGCGTGCTGGTTCTGTACCTGGGCCTGCTGCTGGACCGGGGCGGCTGCCAGCACTACTACCTCCTCCGACCCATCCCCAGTGACAGCATGCCGCTGGTGGACTTAAAGGAGGACCCGGACCCCGTGCTGGACCCCAGGGAGCGGGACCTTAACGAGACCGAGCTCAGGAGCCTCCTGGGAGACTTTGACGGCCGCTTTTTGTCCGTCTCGCCGCCCGGCGACGACCAATTCCCCGGGAACGACGAGCTGGAGGACGCGGATCTGCAGAAGCTGGGCGGGGTTCTGCCCAAGGAGATCCGGGCTCTGGACTTTGACGCGCAGCTGGGCAAGAAGCACAAAGCCAGTAAGAAAGTGAAGCGGCGCCTGCAGCAGTGGCTGTGGTCCTACACCTTCTGCCCGGTGCTGCACACCTGGACCGACCTGGGACACCGCTTCTGGCCGCGCTTCGTGCGCGTCGGCGGCTGCCTCAGCAAGCGCTCCTGCTCGGTGCCGGAGGGCATGGTGTGCAAGCCCGCCGCCTCCACGCACCTGGGCCTGCTCAGGTGGAGGTGCTTGCAAAGGAAGGCGGGGCTCAAGTGCGCGTGGATCCCGGTGCATTACCCCGTCATCACGGACTGCAAATGCGCGTGCGCGGGCTAA